A region of Arabidopsis thaliana chromosome 5, partial sequence DNA encodes the following proteins:
- the XRCC3 gene encoding homolog of X-ray repair cross complementing 3 (XRCC3) (homolog of X-ray repair cross complementing 3 (XRCC3) (XRCC3); CONTAINS InterPro DOMAIN/s: DNA recombination/repair protein RecA/RadB, ATP-binding domain (InterPro:IPR020588), DNA recombination and repair protein, RecA-like (InterPro:IPR016467), DNA recombination and repair protein Rad51, C-terminal (InterPro:IPR013632); BEST Arabidopsis thaliana protein match is: RAS associated with diabetes protein 51C (TAIR:AT2G45280.1); Has 2317 Blast hits to 2308 proteins in 507 species: Archae - 430; Bacteria - 4; Metazoa - 689; Fungi - 429; Plants - 393; Viruses - 0; Other Eukaryotes - 372 (source: NCBI BLink).), which yields MQNGKIKPENLLRRSPTNRKLTTGCEILDGCLRGGISCDSLTEIVAESGCGKTQLCLQLSLCTQLPISHGGLNGSSLYLHSEFPFPFRRLHQLSHTFHQSNPSIYANYNDNPCDHVFVQNVHSVDHLFDIMPRIDGFVGNSKTRFPLKLIVLDSVAALFRSEFDNTPSDLKKRSSLFFKISGKLKQLASKFDLAIVITNQVTDLVETSDGLSGLRIGNLRYLYSSGRRVVPSLGLAWANCVNSRFFISRSDGSIVKDRSEKDENCSSSVSRSAKRRLDIVFSPYLPGSSCEFMITREGICAVQA from the coding sequence ATGCAAAATGGGAAAATTAAGCCGGAGAATCTCCTCCGACGATCGCCGACGAATCGTAAACTAACCACAGGCTGTGAAATCCTCGACGGATGTCTTCGCGGCGGAATTTCCTGCGATTCTTTAACCGAAATCGTTGCGGAGAGTGGCTGCGGAAAGACACAGCTCTGCCTTCAGCTTTCGCTCTGTACCCAACTTCCGATTTCACACGGCGGACTCAACGGttcttctctttatctccATTCAGAGTTCCCATTTCCGTTTCGTCGTCTCCATCAGCTCTCGCACACGTTTCATCAATCAAACCCTAGTATTTACGCGAATTACAATGATAATCCTTGTGATCATGTGTTTGTACAAAATGTCCATTCTGTAGACCACCTGTTCGACATAATGCCTAGGATAGATGGGTTTGTTGGGAATTCGAAAACTAGGTTTCCGTTGAAGTTGATTGTGCTTGATTCTGTAGCGGCATTGTTTAGATCGGAGTTTGATAATACTCCGTCTGATCTTAAGAAGagatcttctttgtttttcaagaTATCTGGGAAATTGAAGCAGTTGGCTAGCAAGTTTGATTTGGCTATTGTGATTACGAATCAGGTTACGGATTTGGTTGAAACTTCTGATGGGTTAAGTGGGCTGAGGATTGGGAATTTGAGGTATTTGTATTCGTCTGGAAGACGAGTTGTTCCTTCTTTAGGCTTGGCTTGGGCTAATTGTGTGAATTCCAGATTTTTTATTTCACGAAGTGATGGTAGTATTGTTAAAGATAGAAGTGAAAAGGACGAGAATTGTTCAAGTTCTGTGTCCAGAAGTGCTAAGAGACGGCTTGACATAGTGTTTTCACCTTATTTGCCTGGGAGTTCTTGCGAGTTCATGATCACACGAGAGGGGATTTGTGCGGTTCAAGCGTAG
- a CDS encoding Galactosyltransferase family protein (Galactosyltransferase family protein; FUNCTIONS IN: transferase activity, transferring glycosyl groups; INVOLVED IN: protein amino acid glycosylation; LOCATED IN: endomembrane system, membrane; EXPRESSED IN: 17 plant structures; EXPRESSED DURING: 10 growth stages; CONTAINS InterPro DOMAIN/s: Glycosyl transferase, family 31 (InterPro:IPR002659); BEST Arabidopsis thaliana protein match is: Galactosyltransferase family protein (TAIR:AT3G06440.1); Has 442 Blast hits to 440 proteins in 59 species: Archae - 0; Bacteria - 0; Metazoa - 117; Fungi - 23; Plants - 226; Viruses - 0; Other Eukaryotes - 76 (source: NCBI BLink).) codes for MKSSPRSEGRKFIIPSFFFIIALCVLAFINEIRFDSLLSFGRCALSNVPMNNGSSETPLLSSSPVDDEIRILIGILTLPDQYSRRHFLRMIYGTQNVPDGVKVDVKFVFCNLTKEDQKVLVALEIMRYDDIIILNCNENMNKGKTYTYFSSLPDIFNETDAQKPPYHYVMKADDDTYIRLESLVASLRPLPREDLYYGYVIPCPSMDPFVHYMSGMGYLVSWDIAVWLKDSEIPKKHLEGPEDKVFGDWIREGRRGKNRFNAKWSMYNFPEPPTRCTHELWPDTIAVHLLKNQEKWIRTLNYFNVTSNLKPSKLYHIP; via the exons ATGAAATCTTCTCCAAGATCAGAAGGAAGAAAGTTCATTAtcccttctttcttcttcatcatagCTCTTTGTGTACTAGCTTTCATCAACGAGATCAGATTCGATAGCTTATTGAGTTTTGGAAGATGTGCTTTGTCAAATGTTCCTATGAATAATGGTTCATCAGAGACTCcattgttgtcttcttctcctgtTGATGATGAGATTAGGATTCTTATTGGAATCCTTACACTTCCTGATCAGTATTCACGTCGCCATTTTCTCCGGATGATCTACGGGACACAAAATGTTCCGGACGGTGTTAAGGTTGATGTGAAGTTTGTGTTCTGTAATTTGACTAAAGAAGACCAGAAAGTGCTTGTTGCTTTGGAGATTATGCGTTATGATGACATCATTATACTCAACTGCAATGAGAATATGAACAAAG GCAAGACTTACACATACTTCTCAAGCTTACCAGACATATTCAATGAGACCGATGCACAAAAACCACCGTACCATTACGTAATGAAAGCCGACGACGACACATACATAAGACTAGAAAGTCTCGTTGCATCTTTGAGACCACTCCCTCGAGAAGATCTTTACTACGGCTATGTAATTCCATGTCCAAGCATGGACCCATTTGTTCATTACATGTCAGGAATGGGTTACTTAGTGTCATGGGATATTGCGGTTTGGCTCAAAGACTCGGAAATTCCCAAGAAACATCTAGAAGGTCCtgaagacaaagtgtttggCGATTGGATTCGAGAAGGAAGACGAGGAAAAAACCGGTTTAACGCTAAGTGGTCCATGTATAATTTCCCTGAGCCACCGACTAGATGCACACATGAGCTTTGGCCAGACACTATTGCCGTTCATTTGTTAAAGAACCAAGAGAAGTGGATACGTACATTGAACTATTTCAATGTTACTAGCAATCTCAAGCCTTCTAAACTATACCACATACCGTAG
- a CDS encoding P-loop containing nucleoside triphosphate hydrolases superfamily protein (P-loop containing nucleoside triphosphate hydrolases superfamily protein; FUNCTIONS IN: nucleoside-triphosphatase activity, ATPase activity, nucleotide binding, ATP binding; LOCATED IN: endomembrane system; EXPRESSED IN: 9 plant structures; EXPRESSED DURING: 4 anthesis, petal differentiation and expansion stage; CONTAINS InterPro DOMAIN/s: ATPase, AAA-type, core (InterPro:IPR003959), ATPase, AAA+ type, core (InterPro:IPR003593); BEST Arabidopsis thaliana protein match is: P-loop containing nucleoside triphosphate hydrolases superfamily protein (TAIR:AT4G25835.1); Has 17733 Blast hits to 16589 proteins in 2814 species: Archae - 1008; Bacteria - 6904; Metazoa - 2230; Fungi - 2111; Plants - 1942; Viruses - 24; Other Eukaryotes - 3514 (source: NCBI BLink).), whose product MKEYWTSLASLLGVLAFCQSLMQSIFPPELRFAFLKFFNRIFHVFSSYCYFDITEIDGVNTNELYNAVQLYLSSSVSIAGNRLSLTRAVNSSSITFGLSNNDSIVDTFNGVTVLWEHVVTQRQTQTFAWRPLPEEKRGFTLRIKKKDKTLILNSYLDYIMERANEIRRKNQDRLLYTNSRGGSLDSRGHPWESVPFKHPSTFETLAMDPRKKQQIMDDLKDFAEGQVFYQKTGRAWKRGYLLYGPPGTGKSSMIAAMANYLGYDIYDLELTEVHSNSELRKLLMKTSSKSIIVIEDIDCSINLTNRKKNSSNVSSQRSYYDAETRNGSGSGSGGSGEEGGNGNTITLSGLLNFTDGLWSCCGSERIFVFTTNHIEKLDPALLRSGRMDMHIYMSFCNFPSLKILLKNYLGYGVEDINGDVLKEMEMVVEKAEMTPADVSEALIKNRRDKEKAIRELLEDLKSRGERNVKDGKLRGGSGNLTELEVVEEQEKRAIDSQNEDEDHDEEEIELEDNICKTRED is encoded by the coding sequence atgaaagagTATTGGACATCATTAGCTTCACTACTCGGAGTTTTAGCATTTTGTCAAAGCTTAATGCAATCAATATTCCCACCGGAGCTCCGTTTCGCTTTCCTCAAATTCTTCAACAGAATCTTCCAcgtcttctcttcttactGCTACTTCGACATAACAGAGATCGACGGCGTCAACACCAACGAACTCTACAACGCCGTTCAGCTTTACTTAAGCTCCTCCGTCTCAATAGCCGGAAACCGTTTAAGTCTAACCCGCGCCGTTAACTCTTCCTCCATCACTTTCGGTCTCTCCAACAACGACTCAATCGTCGACACCTTTAACGGCGTTACAGTTCTATGGGAACACGTCGTTACACAGCGTCAAACTCAGACTTTTGCTTGGAGACCATTACCTGAAGAGAAACGTGGATTCACTCTACGAATCAAGAAAAAGGACAAAACTTTGATACTCAATTCTTATCTTGATTACATCATGGAGAGAGCTAATGAGATTCGTCGGAAAAACCAAGACCGGTTGCTTTATACTAACTCAAGAGGTGGGTCTCTTGACTCAAGAGGACATCCTTGGGAATCTGTTCCTTTTAAGCATCCGAGTACTTTCGAAACTTTAGCTATGGATCCGAGAAAGAAGCAACAGATCATGGATGATCTTAAAGATTTTGCTGAAGGTCAAGTCTTTTATCAGAAGACTGGTAGGGCTTGGAAGAGAGGTTACTTGTTGTACGGGCCACCAGGTACTGGTAAGTCGAGTATGATCGCAGCGATGGCGAATTATCTCGGTTACGATATTTACGATCTTGAGCTCACTGAGGTTCATAGTAACTCGGAGTTGAGGAAGTTGTTGATGAAAACGAGTTCTAAGTCTATTATTGTTATAGAGGATATTGATTGTTCGATTAATTTGACTAATAGGAAGAAGAATAGTAGTAATGTATCGTCGCAACGGAGTTATTATGATGCGGAGACAAGAAACGGTTCGGGTTCAGGTTCGGGTGGTTCGGGAGAGGAAGGTGGTAATGGGAATACTATAACGTTGTCGGGTTTGTTGAATTTTACAGATGGGCTTTGGTCTTGTTGTGGAAGTGAGAGGATCTTTGTGTTTACGACCAATCATATAGAGAAGCTTGATCCTGCATTGCTTAGAAGTGGGAGAATGGATATGCATATCTACATGAGTTTTTGTAACTTCCCATCgttgaagattttgttgaagAATTATTTGGGGTATGGGGTGGAAGATATAAACGGCGACGTTTTGAAGGAGATGGAGATGGTTGTGGAGAAGGCTGAGATGACTCCTGCTGATGTAAGTGAGGCTTTGATTAAGAATAGGAGGGATAAAGAGAAGGCGATTAGGGAGTTGTTGGAGGATTTAAAAAGTAGAGGGGAGAGAAATGTGAAAGATGGGAAATTGAGGGGTGGAAGTGGGAATTTGACTGAATTGGAAGTTGTTGAGGAACAAGAGAAGAGGGCAATAGATAGTCAAAATGAAGATGAGGAtcatgatgaagaagagattgagcTTGAGGATAACATTTGTAAGACTAGAGAAGATtga
- the GS1 gene encoding Haloacid dehalogenase-like hydrolase (HAD) superfamily protein (GS1; FUNCTIONS IN: hydrolase activity, catalytic activity; INVOLVED IN: metabolic process; LOCATED IN: mitochondrion; EXPRESSED IN: 22 plant structures; EXPRESSED DURING: 13 growth stages; CONTAINS InterPro DOMAIN/s: Haloacid dehalogenase-like hydrolase (InterPro:IPR005834), HAD-superfamily hydrolase, subfamily IA, variant 3 (InterPro:IPR006402); BEST Arabidopsis thaliana protein match is: glycerol-3-phosphatase 1 (TAIR:AT4G25840.1); Has 30201 Blast hits to 17322 proteins in 780 species: Archae - 12; Bacteria - 1396; Metazoa - 17338; Fungi - 3422; Plants - 5037; Viruses - 0; Other Eukaryotes - 2996 (source: NCBI BLink).), which translates to MSNPAAVTAGRGSITHVIFDMDGLLLDTEKFYTEVQEIILARFNKKFDWSLKAKMMGRKAIEAARIFVEESGISDSLSAEDFLVERESMLQDLFPTSELMPGASRLIKHLHVKNIPICIATGTHTRHYDLKTQRHRELFSLMHHVVRGDDPEVKQGKPAPDGFLAAARRFKDGPVDSQKVLVFEDAPSGVLAAKNAGMNVVMVPDPRLDISHQDVADQIITSLVDFKPEEWGLPPFEDSN; encoded by the exons ATGTCGAATCCTGCAGCCGTCACCGCCGGCAGAGGATCAATCACTCACGTCATATTCGACATGGACGGTCTTCTTCTCG ATACTGAGAAGTTTTACACTGAGGTCCAAGAGATTATACTTGCTAGGTtcaataaaaagtttgattggTCTCTCAAGGCTAAAATGATGGGTAGAAAAGCAATAGAAGCTGCCAGGATCTTTGTTGAAGAAAGCGGGATTAGCGACTCTCTTTCAGCTGAGGACTTTCTTGTCGAGAGAGAGTCAATGTTGCAAGACCTTTTCCCTACTAGTGAGCTCATGCCAG GGGCTAGTAGACTCATTAAGCATCTCCATGTAAAGAATATTCCAATATGTATTGCTACCGG TACTCACACACGGCATTATGATCTGAAAACCCAAAGACACAGAGAGCTTTTCTCATTGATGCATCACGTAGTTCGTGGTGATGATCCAGAGGTGAAGCAAGGAAAGCCTGCTCCTGACGGGTTTCTCGCTGCTGCTAGGAGATTTAAG GACGGTCCTGTGGATTCACAAAAGGTTCTGGTGTTTGAAGATGCTCCATCTGGAGTTCTTGCTGCTAAAAACGCCGGAAT GAACGTGGTTATGGTACCGGATCCTAGACTAGATATCTCTCACCAAGATGTTGCAGATCAAATCATAACCTCTCTAGTCGATTTTAAACCGGAAGAGTGGGGCTTGCCTCCATTCGAAGATTCGAACTAA
- a CDS encoding muniscin carboxy-terminal mu-like domain protein (unknown protein; FUNCTIONS IN: molecular_function unknown; INVOLVED IN: biological_process unknown; LOCATED IN: plasma membrane, chloroplast; EXPRESSED IN: 23 plant structures; EXPRESSED DURING: 13 growth stages; Has 166 Blast hits to 166 proteins in 41 species: Archae - 0; Bacteria - 0; Metazoa - 112; Fungi - 4; Plants - 36; Viruses - 0; Other Eukaryotes - 14 (source: NCBI BLink).), whose translation MSCLALALQPANGSDILLQTREWFPPARALIALSYFRQMRQALASSKQQHQQQSNQKQNQASSSSSSSSSVADPDDATAAEFVGDDPLAASNGQVIVGVESKYRVVYRLVNSIYILGVTVADHDNSINVFECIHIVNQAVSVIVTACRGVEVTPEKLGRKYAEVYMALDIVLRGVSNIRLAAMLGAMHGDGIAKMVHSALDTENKIRGADSWMAVESHAAEHQASVNAFSNARFELPPETVAAGDEFAASLAPVVPESEQLKEEPEPENKDPFAASETINKEKELVGGFKKTKDPSSTDLTLALAGLEVTTLPPAEATQSTHINVEGFEGQYGGIEFSNEQATIGETFESFSDAWGGGLDPSEFMGPKKIQKKEGLGGLELLHTSDPKAVEGKDGVNIDNLVKKPEMKGPEMYISEEIRTEFRESLLARVGVMGVIYLKTMPPKGSGEEKETEFSFRVEGTTAVKRFAMQSSRISSLGNGLFHVRTAPSEEPIPILKYSLQPKLTPLPLRVRMVKRISGTLLSLMIQYVSNPDLPQPLKNVDFILKLPVDPTLLKVSPKAILNRTDRELKWQIPEIPLNGSPGRLRARMPIDSDNSEEEPDIICYVKFSVQGNTSLSGISLRAAAEGNTDFFEVDHRYETGVYMCN comes from the coding sequence ATGTCGTGTTTAGCCCTAGCTCTGCAACCAGCAAATGGATCCGACATTTTGCTCCAAACTAGAGAATGGTTTCCACCAGCAAGAGCCTTAATCGCTCTCTCGTATTTTCGTCAAATGCGTCAAGCATTAGCGTCCTCGAAGCAGCAGCATCAGCAACAATCGAATCAGAAACagaatcaagcttcttcttcttcttcttcttcttcctccgttGCGGATCCTGACGATGCCACGGCGGCGGAGTTTGTAGGTGATGATCCACTCGCTGCTTCTAATGGACAGGTTATTGTTGGTGTTGAGAGCAAGTATCGTGTAGTTTATAGATTAGTGAACTCGATCTATATCCTTGGTGTTACTGTCGCGGATCATGATAATTCGATCAATGTATTTGAGTGTATTCATATTGTGAATCAAGCTGTTAGTGTTATTGTTACTGCTTGTCGTGGAGTTGAAGTTACTCCGGAGAAGCTTGGACGGAAGTATGCTGAGGTTTATATGGCGCTTGATATTGTTTTGCGTGGTGTTAGTAATATCCGTCTTGCGGCGATGCTTGGTGCTATGCACGGAGATGGGATTGCGAAGATGGTTCATTCGGCTCTTGATACTGAGAATAAGATCCGAGGAGCTGATAGTTGGATGGCTGTTGAATCGCATGCGGCAGAGCATCAAGCTTCTGTAAACGCATTTTCTAATGCAAGATTTGAATTGCCTCCGGAGACTGTTGCCGCTGGAGATGAGTTCGCGGCGAGCTTGGCTCCAGTGGTGCCTGAATCAGAGCAATTGAAGGAAGAACCAGAGCCGGAGAATAAGGATCCTTTTGCGGCTAGTGAAACGATTAACAAGGAGAAAGAACTTGTGGGTGGATTCAAGAAGACTAAGGATCCGTCCTCAACGGATTTGACTTTGGCATTGGCTGGACTTGAAGTGACGACATTACCTCCAGCCGAGGCAACACAGTCTACGCACATCAATGTGGAAGGATTCGAAGGGCAGTATGGTGGGATTGAGTTCAGCAATGAACAGGCTACGATTGGAGAAACTTTTGAATCGTTTAGTGATGCTTGGGGAGGTGGGTTGGATCCTTCAGAGTTTATGGGACCaaagaagattcagaagaaggaaggaCTCGGTGGGCTTGAGCTGTTGCACACCAGTGATCCGAAAGCAGTGGAAGGCAAAGATGGAGTTAATATCGATAACCTAGTTAAGAAGCCTGAGATGAAAGGTCCTGAAATGTATATCTCTGAGGAAATTAGAACCGAGTTTAGAGAATCCTTGCTTGCTAGAGTAGGAGTAATGGGTGTGATCTATCTGAAAACGATGCCACCCAAAGGCTCtggtgaagagaaagaaactgaGTTCTCATTCCGTGTTGAGGGTACTACTGCAGTTAAGAGATTTGCTATGCAGAGTTCTCGGATCAGTAGCTTAGGGAACGGTTTGTTTCACGTGAGAACTGCTCCATCAGAAGAACCAATCCCTATCCTTAAATATAGCTTGCAACCTAAACTAACCCCGTTGCCTCTTAGAGTCCGAATGGTGAAACGAATCAGCGGGACTTTACTCTCACTTATGATACAATACGTCTCAAATCCGGATCTACCTCAGCCTCTGAAAAACGTCGACTTTATCCTAAAACTCCCGGTTGATCCCACATTGCTTAAGGTTTCGCCTAAAGCAATACTGAACAGAACCGATCGAGAACTGAAATGGCAAATTCCGGAGATTCCTCTGAATGGAAGTCCCGGGAGACTAAGAGCACGGATGCCTATCGATTCAGATAACAGCGAGGAAGAACCAGATATCATCTGCTATGTGAAATTCTCGGTACAGGGAAATACTTCTCTGTCTGGTATCAGTCTACGTGCAGCTGCTGAGGGAAATACAGATTTCTTTGAGGTAGATCACAGGTACGAAACCGGAGTCTATATGTGCAATTGA
- the IAA33 gene encoding indole-3-acetic acid inducible 33 (indole-3-acetic acid inducible 33 (IAA33); FUNCTIONS IN: sequence-specific DNA binding transcription factor activity; INVOLVED IN: response to auxin stimulus; LOCATED IN: nucleus; EXPRESSED IN: 11 plant structures; EXPRESSED DURING: 4 anthesis, F mature embryo stage, petal differentiation and expansion stage, E expanded cotyledon stage, D bilateral stage; CONTAINS InterPro DOMAIN/s: Aux/IAA-ARF-dimerisation (InterPro:IPR011525), AUX/IAA protein (InterPro:IPR003311); BEST Arabidopsis thaliana protein match is: AUX/IAA transcriptional regulator family protein (TAIR:AT1G04550.2); Has 1006 Blast hits to 1006 proteins in 55 species: Archae - 0; Bacteria - 0; Metazoa - 0; Fungi - 0; Plants - 1006; Viruses - 0; Other Eukaryotes - 0 (source: NCBI BLink).), whose translation MNSFEPQSQDSLQRRFHQDNSTTQQPRDTTTPFIPKPASKNHNNSNSSSGAAGRSFQGFGLNVEDDLVSSVVPPVTVVLEGRSICQRISLDKHGSYQSLASALRQMFVDGADSTDDLDLSNAIPGHLIAYEDMENDLLLAGDLTWKDFVRVAKRIRILPVKGNTRQVKRNE comes from the exons ATGAATAGTTTCGAGCCACAAAGCCAAGACTCTTTGCAAAGAAGGTTTCATCAAGACAACAGCACCACACAACAACCTCGTGACACCACGACACCTTTCATACCCAAACCGGCTTCCAAAAACCATAATAATAGCAACTCCAGCTCTGGAGCGGCCGGGAGATCATTCCAAGGCTTTGGGCTTAACGTAGAGGACGATCTTGTTTCATCGGTGGTTCCTCCGGTTACGGTTGTGCTAGAGGGACGTTCTATATGTCAACGCATAAGCCTAGACAAGCATGGGAGTTATCAGAGCTTGGCTTCGGCTCTAAGGCAAATGTTTGTCGATGGAGCTGATTCAACGGACGATCTTGATCTGTCAAACGCCATTCCTGGCCATCTTATTGCTTATGAAGACATGGAGAACGATCTCCTTCTTGCCGGAGATCTTACTTGGAA GGACTTTGTTCGTGTAGCGAAGAGAATTCGAATCTTGCCGGTCAAGGGAAACACAAGACAAGTTAAAAGAAACGAGTGA
- the VDAC4 gene encoding voltage dependent anion channel 4 (voltage dependent anion channel 4 (VDAC4); FUNCTIONS IN: voltage-gated anion channel activity; INVOLVED IN: response to bacterium, anion transport; LOCATED IN: mitochondrial outer membrane, mitochondrion, plasma membrane, membrane; EXPRESSED IN: 27 plant structures; EXPRESSED DURING: 15 growth stages; CONTAINS InterPro DOMAIN/s: Porin, eukaryotic type (InterPro:IPR001925); BEST Arabidopsis thaliana protein match is: voltage dependent anion channel 2 (TAIR:AT5G67500.1); Has 864 Blast hits to 864 proteins in 195 species: Archae - 0; Bacteria - 0; Metazoa - 407; Fungi - 143; Plants - 294; Viruses - 0; Other Eukaryotes - 20 (source: NCBI BLink).) produces the protein MGSSPAPFADIGKKAKDLLNKDYIFDHKFTLTMLSATGTEFVATGLKKDDFFFGDISTLYKGQNTIVDLKIDSHSSVSTKVTLKNLLPSAKAVISFKIPDHKSGKLDVQYVHPHATLNSSIGLNPTPLLDLSATIGSQNVCLGGEVSFDTASSSLTKYNAGIGFNNQGVSAALILEDKGESLRATYVHTVNPTTSFGAELIRRFSNYNNSFTVGSSHSVDQFTVVKTRFSNSGKAGMVVQREWRPKSHITFSAEYDSKAVTSSPKLGLALALKP, from the exons ATGGGAAGCAGTCCAGCTCCGTTTGCCGATATTGGCAAGAAAGCCAAAG ATCTCCTAAACAAGGATTACATTTTTGACCACAAGTTTACTCTCACAATGCTGAGTGCTACAGGAACG GAATTTGTGGCTACTGGTTTGAAGAAGgatgatttcttttttggcgATATAAGCACACTATATAAAGGTCAAAACACCATTGTTGATCTGAAAATCGACAGCCACTCTAGT GTGTCGACGAAAGTAACTCTCAAAAATCTCTTGCCATCCGCTAAAGCTGTAATTAGTTTCAAAATACCTGATCACAAGTCTGGCAAG CTGGATGTGCAATATGTTCATCCTCATGCTACGCTCAATTCCAGCATTGGCCTCAACCCAACTCCTCTGTTAGATCTATCAGCAACTATCGGAAGCCAGAATGTTTGCCTTGGTGGTGAAGTCAGTTTCGACACAGCTTCATCATCACTAACAAAGTACAATGCAGGGATTGGTTTCAACAACCAAGGCGTCTCTGCTGCACTCATACT GGAGGATAAAGGGGAGAGTCTGAGAGCTACTTACGTCCACACAGTGAACCCAACCACATCCTTTGGTGCAGAACTGATCCGTCGCTTCTCCAATTATAACAACAGCTTCACCGTCGGAAGCTCTCACTCTGTGGATCAATTCACAGTGGTTAAGACCAGATTTTCTAACAGTGGGAAAGCAGGGATGGTGGTCCAGAGAGAATGGAGACCGAAGTCGCACATCACTTTCTCAGCTGAGTATGACTCAAAGGCTGTGACCTCTTCACCAAAGCTTGGTCTCGCCCTCGCCCTCAAAccataa